Proteins from a genomic interval of Diospyros lotus cultivar Yz01 chromosome 6, ASM1463336v1, whole genome shotgun sequence:
- the LOC127804042 gene encoding subtilisin-like protease SBT1.7, which translates to MEKKALISVVLVILALCHVSVASTEKKTYIVHMARSQMPKSFDEHTHWYESSLKSVSDSASMLYTYSNVAHGFSTRLTADEARSLENLPGILSVLPEVKYELHTTRTPEFLGLVRNPDLFPQSGSVSEVVIGVLDTGVWPESKSFDDTGLGPIPGSWRGECESGTNFTSSNCNRKLIGARYFSRGYEATLGPIDESKESKSPRDDDGHGTHTVSTAAGSVVRNASLFGYAPGTARGMAARARVAVYKVCWVGGCFSSDILAAIEKAIDDGVNVLSLSLGGGMSDYYRDSVAIGAFAAMEKGILVSCSAGNAGPSPYSLTNVAPWLTTVGAGTLDRDFPAYVSLGNGLNYSGVSLYRGDSLPSKMLPFVYAGNASNATNGNLCMTGTLNPEKVRGKIVLCERGVNARVQKGSVVRAAGGIGMVLANTAANGEELVADAHLLPATAVGQKSGDAIKQYLFSDPNPTVTVLFEGTKLGIEPSPVVAAFSSRGPNSVTPEILKPDVIAPGVNIIASWSGTVGPTGLADDNRRVGFNIISGTSMSCPHVSGLAALLKAAHPDWSPAAIRSALMTTAYTVYKNGRSLQDSSTGKPSTPFDHGAGHVDPVSALNPGLVYDLDVTDYLGFLCALNYTTSQISVLAKRNFTCDPAKKYSLTDLNYPSFSLALPSSQMVGGGGGSTVLKYTRTLTNVGSPATYKASVNLKSESVKVSVAPETLSFTQLNEKKSYTVTFTAGSMPANTVSFGRIEWSDGKTVVGSTIAISWM; encoded by the coding sequence ATGGAGAAGAAAGCGTTGATTTCTGTAGTACTGGTGATTCTGGCTTTGTGCCACGTGTCTGTGGCATCGACGGAGAAGAAGACGTACATAGTGCATATGGCGAGATCCCAAATGCCGAAGAGTTTCGATGAGCATACGCACTGGTACGAGTCGTCTCTCAAATCGGTGTCCGACTCGGCCTCGATGCTGTACACTTACAGCAACGTGGCCCATGGATTTTCCACGAGATTGACGGCGGATGAAGCGCGGTCGCTGGAAAATCTGCCGGGGATTCTCTCCGTTTTGCCGGAGGTGAAGTATGAGCTTCACACTACTCGGACGCCGGAGTTTCTCGGCCTTGTCAGGAACCCAGATCTGTTCCCCCAATCGGGCTCAGTGAGTGAAGTGGTCATTGGGGTTCTTGATACCGGAGTTTGGCCGGAAAGCAAGAGCTTCGACGATACGGGACTCGGACCCATTCCCGGTTCATGGCGAGGCGAGTGCGAGTCGGGCACCAACTTCACTTCATCCAACTGTAATCGGAAGCTCATCGGTGCAAGATACTTCTCCAGAGGCTACGAGGCCACATTGGGCCCAATCGACGAATCGAAGGAGTCCAAATCGCCGAGGGACGACGACGGCCATGGAACCCACACTGTCAGCACCGCGGCGGGGTCGGTCGTTCGCAACGCCAGCCTTTTCGGCTATGCACCTGGAACGGCTCGCGGGATGGCAGCGCGGGCCAGAGTCGCCGTGTACAAAGTGTGCTGGGTGGGAGGCTGTTTCAGCTCAGACATATTGGCCGCCATAGAAAAGGCCATTGATGATGGCGTCAACGTTCTTTCGTTGTCGCTCGGCGGCGGAATGTCCGACTACTACCGGGACAGCGTGGCAATCGGAGCTTTTGCGGCGATGGAGAAGGGAATTCTGGTTTCGTGCTCTGCCGGTAACGCCGGGCCAAGTCCATACAGTCTCACCAACGTGGCACCGTGGCTCACCACCGTCGGCGCCGGCACGTTGGACCGTGACTTCCCCGCGTACGTTAGCCTGGGCAACGGCTTGAACTACTCGGGCGTGTCGCTTTACAGAGGTGACTCCTTGCCAAGTAAGATGCTTCCCTTTGTTTACGCTGGAAATGCCAGTAACGCTACCAACGGTAACCTCTGCATGACGGGAACACTGAACCCGGAAAAAGTCAGGGGTAAAATCGTACTCTGCGAACGTGGAGTAAATGCCAGGGTGCAGAAAGGGTCTGTGGTAAGGGCGGCGGGTGGAATCGGGATGGTTTTGGCCAACACCGCGGCCAATGGGGAGGAGCTGGTGGCAGACGCCCATTTACTGCCGGCCACCGCCGTGGGCCAGAAATCTGGTGATGCAATCAAACAATACCTGTTTTCAGATCCCAATCCGACGGTTACGGTTCTCTTTGAGGGGACCAAGCTGGGGATTGAACCGTCACCGGTGGTGGCAGCCTTCAGTTCAAGAGGCCCAAACTCAGTTACCCCCGAAATATTGAAGCCCGACGTGATTGCCCCAGGTGTGAACATCATAGCGAGTTGGTCGGGGACTGTCGGACCAACCGGGTTGGCGGATGACAACCGGCGCGTGGGCTTCAACATCATCTCCGGAACTTCCATGTCGTGCCCGCACGTGAGCGGCTTGGCGGCGCTCCTCAAGGCGGCACATCCCGACTGGAGCCCCGCCGCCATCCGATCGGCTCTCATGACCACCGCCTACACAGTTTACAAAAACGGCCGCTCGCTTCAAGACAGTTCCACCGGGAAGCCATCCACGCCGTTCGATCATGGCGCTGGACACGTGGATCCCGTGTCAGCCCTCAATCCCGGTCTGGTCTATGATTTGGACGTCACCGATTACTTGGGCTTCCTCTGCGCTTTGAACTACACCACTTCGCAGATCAGCGTCCTGGCGAAGAGGAATTTCACGTGTGATCCAGCCAAGAAATATAGCCTCACTGATCTGAACTACCCTTCTTTCTCTTTAGCCCTCCCAAGCTCACAAATggtcggcggcggcggcggctcaACGGTGCTGAAGTATACTCGAACACTCACTAATGTAGGCTCCCCTGCGACGTACAAGGCTTCGGTTAATTTGAAAAGTGAGTCGGTGAAGGTTTCAGTCGCGCCGGAGACGTTGAGTTTCACTCAGTTGAATGAGAAGAAGTCTTATACGGTGACGTTCACGGCAGGATCAATGCCAGCGAATACGGTTAGCTTCGGCAGAATAGAGTGGTCCGACGGGAAGACCGTTGTCGGGAGTACAATAGCCATAAGCTGGATGTAG
- the LOC127803181 gene encoding uncharacterized protein LOC127803181: protein MPRNCAENEVDDEEEALSLCDLPIKGEDQSRNEAQSSKTGDDFDFGSWSASVLTEPEMCAADEVFFQGQILPFRHSISSESGLAVLRMDSRSPSRSVSRSESMDHCYSGGFASVSSRSSSIRSHHSSSSGSSTTTAIATKKQRVRNQFQYSHPSPTPQIRVSASRYGNVSLRSRKSNLWSYFQVGLVRTPGNIQLQDIKLPRGNNNRSSNNKNFGSRNSSSSSNGFSGPKKEKQNLFDRNGPIFGGCKCSVNAVDTVPSSVIIVKSNSAHNNGNEARSGEEEEEEEERKKTKQQKVKQAVSRHRTFEWLKELSLAGVPDES from the coding sequence ATGCCTAGAAACTGTGCTGAAAATGAAGTGGACGACGAGGAGGAAGCATTGTCTCTGTGTGATCTTCCCATCAAAGGGGAAGACCAGTCGAGAAATGAAGCTCAGTCTTCCAAGACCGGCGACGACTTCGATTTCGGGTCATGGAGCGCCTCCGTTTTGACAGAACCCGAAATGTGCGCCGCGGATGAGGTCTTCTTCCAAGGCCAAATTCTACCGTTCCGCCACTCCATAAGCTCGGAGAGCGGCCTGGCCGTCCTCCGAATGGACAGCCGGAGCCCCAGTAGGAGCGTCTCGAGGTCCGAGTCCATGGACCATTGCTATTCGGGCGGGTTCGCCAGTGTGAGCAGCAGAAGCAGCAGTATTCGTAGCCACCATTCGTCAAGCAGCGGCAGCTCCACCACCACCGCCATCGCCACAAAAAAGCAACGAGTCCGAAACCAATTCCAATATTCACATCCAAGTCCCACGCCGCAGATCAGGGTCTCCGCCTCTCGCTACGGCAATGTCAGCCTCCGGAGCCGGAAATCCAATCTATGGAGCTACTTCCAAGTCGGTTTGGTACGGACACCGGGAAACATTCAATTGCAAGATATTAAGCTTCCTCGTGGCAACAATAACAGAAGTAGTAATAACAAGAATTTTGGTAGCCgtaacagcagcagcagcagtaaTGGCTTTAGTGGACCCAAGAAAGAGAAACAGAATTTGTTCGATAGAAACGGCCCAATATTCGGAGGCTGCAAGTGTTCCGTCAATGCAGTTGACACAGTTCCTTCGAGTGTTATCATCGTTAAGAGCAACAGTGCTCACAATAATGGGAACGAAGCACGGtcaggagaagaagaagaagaagaagaagaaaggaagaagacaaaGCAGCAGAAAGTAAAGCAAGCGGTGTCGCGTCATCGGACGTTTGAATGGCTAAAGGAGCTTTCGCTTGCAGGCGTCCCCGATGAGTCATAG